The sequence TCTGAGCATCGACTACCGCCACGGCGAGTTAGGCGCACTGGGCCTCGGCACATACGACCTAGTGACGTGCCTCGAAGTCATCGAACACGTCGCCGACAAGCCAGCCTTCATCGGCCAGCTAGCAGAGCGTCTAGCACCCGGCGGCCTAATGATCCTCTCCACCCCGAACCGCACTATGCAATCGCGCCTGCTACTGATCGAGGGCGCGGAGGCCATCGGGATGATACCCAAAGGCACGCATCACCACGAAGATTTCGTGACGCCTGATGAACTGGCCGAGCTGGTTGCAGATGCGGAGCTGGAGATGGGCGAACCGACTGGGATAGCCTTCGCGCCGACTAAGGGGCTGCATCTATCGGATGATTTGGCGCTGAATTACATTGCGACGGCTACGTCAACTTAGTGTCCGCTAACGACCCAATAGCGGACTCAAGCGAATTGGTGCATCCTGACGAAATGAAAATGAAAGTATTCTCAGCAATTCTGGTGATCGTCGCGATGGCGATAATCGCACTTCTTGTTTCATCCACGATCTCTAGGAGCGTGCTCGTTTGGGACCGAGATACGGTTTTCAGTAACCCTACGTTTGTTACCGAAGTTGACGTCAGGCTCGATGACCTGCCGAATATCGTCGGGGAGCTATCCCGCTCGTCCAAAAAAGGTAGCTACGCTGCCATCGCGTTTAATACGCAGGATCAACCTGATGACAACGACGCCGTAAATCTCAATATTACAATCGAGAACCATAAGGCCGGTTTCGACTGGGTCCTCTTAGGGCCGCGGAACATCAGGGACCAAAGGAAGTTTATCGCATTTGCCAATTCCAAGGGCGTAAAGCCAGTCAGGCAAGTCACAAATGGTGTGTCCTACCTTCGCGTCGAAGGCATCGATGCTGCTGTGTTCGCCACCAGCGTCGTCACGGATATGTACGACTTGCCCCGAGATCACCCTCTCGGACTCTATCACGAAGGTTTCCGATGGCCAGCAGACAATGAGTGATGTCCGCCTTCCACCCATTTGCTGACATTAGCCATGACCTTCGAATCAGACACCTTGACAAAACGAACCAAATAGGTTAATTGCCGCTCGCTTTCAATCATACGGGAGTAGGGTCGGGAGTGAGCGAGGCTAGCTTGTTTCTTCCTTTGTCCATTGGGCTTTACCAACTGGACAGCGCGGTCGGTGTGGATGTTTGCCTGGCGGGATAAAGCCACCAGCCCTGGCACGGCATCAGCGCCCTACACGCAAAAGATCGGATGAAGCGGGACGCTACCGAGCCGACAACTTGCTTTGGCAAGCTCTCCGGCAAGGATCGAGCCCGCCAGTGGTGCGGCATTATCAGCTGCGGGGATAACCGGGAGGCACGCGAGCCGCCTCCCGCTTGTTCCGCCGATCACGCTTAAAGGCCGAACCGGTGTGCCAGTGGAAGGGGCGCAGCGGTCAATCGCAGCAAACCTCCATACGCCCGGCACGCGTCATAGACGCCGCGCCGACCGCGTGATCTGTTTTCAGAATGGCGTAAAGTCCGGGTTCGCCGCCGGATGGGTTTTGTTATCTGGCCCCTTCGGGGCGCCTCAAACGCCGGGCGGGATGCATCCGCATCCCTTGGCTTCGCGCCAATAAGGCGCGGCGGGCGGTCGCCCTTTGACTGCCGTGACCAAGAGCAGGCGCTATGCAGGTGGCTTGTAATGGTTCGGGCCGCGATTAGCGGACCGCAAGGCCGACTGGCCGCCCGAGCTTATGCGAGGAAGCCAAGCCGACGGATGTCGGCGCCCGGCGTTTGAGGTGGTCCCGTTAGGGATCCAAAAAACTAACTACTCCTCCAGCCACTCCACCAGCGCGGCCAAGCAATCTCGCGCGAGCATCTTGCAGCGTTCGGGGCTCCAGCCTTGGTCGGGATCAGGCCAGTCGTCATTATCCTTGAACGGCATTTCAAGTGTCATGGCTGGTGCACTGAAGCGGCTTGCGACCTGATTGGTGCTCATCGCCAGATTGGCAGTGCCGGGGCGCGAGACGGGATAGCCTTTCTTGGTCTGGAAATCGGGTGTCCGGCGGTCGAGGATCGCGCGGTAGCGGTAGAACTCGTTGCCCAGTTCTTCGGTCCAGTTGGGGATACCTTCGAAACCGGCAATGAAGTTGGCGGCGATGGCTTCGTCGCCGTGAACGTCCATCGCGAAGTCGAGCCCGCTTTCATCCATCGCATTCCGGATCGCGAGCACTTCAGGGCTTTTTTCAGCGGTCGGATTATCCCACTCGCGGTTGAGATTTGTGCCGACCGCATTGGTGCGCAAATGGCCGCGGCATGATCCGTCAGGGTTGCAGTTAGGCACCAGGTGCAGGCGGCATTTTTCGCGAAGCACGCGGCCCACCGTGTCAGCTTCGTCGCACAGGACTTCCAGCGCGCCTTCCATCCACCATTCGGCCATGCTTTCGCCTGGATGCTGGCGGGCATAGAGCCACACTTGTTTGTCGCCAGTGCCCATCTCGAGGCAGTCGATGGATTGCCCTTCGATGCTGGTGCCGAGGCAGCGATAGGACACCCCTTCACTGGCCGAAGCTTCTGCGACGAGATCGTGATGCCGCTCCATCGAATAAGGCGCGAAATAGGCGAACCAGGCGATGTCGCTGGCTGCGGCATAGGTGATCGTCAGCTCGCCTTTGTCTTGGTCATAAGACGTATCGGCGCGGCCCCAATAGTCGCGGTCTTCCGACACGCAGGCGCGGTAGCCGGGCCAACCAGCCGGATAGGCGGAGTCCTTCAGACCCTCGATAACCAGCGTCATTTCGCGGCCCTCTGCGCCTGAAACGCGGAAGTGGAACCACTGTTTGAAATCCGAATCCTTATCCTTGCGGATTGCAAGGCGAGCGGTGTCGCCGTTGACGGAAAGGACTTCGATATTGCCGCTGTCGAAAGCGGATGTGACGGTAATGTTGCCCCCATTATTGCTCATCAATCGGCTACCTCGACACGCACGGTTTCCCCATCATTGCCGGGGAAGTCTGCGAACAGAGCCTCTGCCATTGCTGCGGCGCCCAAGTCGGTGCCGGCAAGCGGTGACTTCTGGTCAACGACGAAACTGGCGCGACCTTCCCAGATGGAATCGCCGGTGGTCCGGTCGCGGATAACGACGCCCATTTCGGTCGCGGTTTTGACGCCGCTGCCGCCGCCCAAATTGATGCCTACGCCCAGACCGATGCCCGAACCATAAGAGCCGGTCGATCCACCCGCACCCACGGTAACAGGACTGCGGCGACCGCCTTCACGTTCGGTGAAGCGCTCTACGCGAACCTCGGCGATTTGGCTGCCTGCGTCCGTGCCGACTTCGCTGTACCCAAGCCGGACAAGTTCGCGGGCCACAGCCGCTTTGTAGCTTTGAAGCTGCAGCGGTTGATCGCCAAGCCCCGGCGCGCTGATGACCGAGACAGTGCCAACGGCGAGTTTCGCGCGGGCGTCCGCTGCCACAAAGCGGGTGACCTGAACCGGCCCGACCGGTGTGGTGCAGGCGGACAATGTCGCGGCGCCCAAGGCGATTA comes from Altererythrobacter sp. ZODW24 and encodes:
- the ubiG gene encoding bifunctional 2-polyprenyl-6-hydroxyphenol methylase/3-demethylubiquinol 3-O-methyltransferase UbiG, whose product is MANATVSNETIRPSEAEHFGKLAAEWWDPKGSSAMLHKLNPVRLRFIREAIDTHWGGDVESVKPLAGKTALDVGCGAGLLCEPLARMGAAVTGVDAAAENIAAAQAHAAGGGLSIDYRHGELGALGLGTYDLVTCLEVIEHVADKPAFIGQLAERLAPGGLMILSTPNRTMQSRLLLIEGAEAIGMIPKGTHHHEDFVTPDELAELVADAELEMGEPTGIAFAPTKGLHLSDDLALNYIATATST
- a CDS encoding M14-type cytosolic carboxypeptidase, whose product is MSNNGGNITVTSAFDSGNIEVLSVNGDTARLAIRKDKDSDFKQWFHFRVSGAEGREMTLVIEGLKDSAYPAGWPGYRACVSEDRDYWGRADTSYDQDKGELTITYAAASDIAWFAYFAPYSMERHHDLVAEASASEGVSYRCLGTSIEGQSIDCLEMGTGDKQVWLYARQHPGESMAEWWMEGALEVLCDEADTVGRVLREKCRLHLVPNCNPDGSCRGHLRTNAVGTNLNREWDNPTAEKSPEVLAIRNAMDESGLDFAMDVHGDEAIAANFIAGFEGIPNWTEELGNEFYRYRAILDRRTPDFQTKKGYPVSRPGTANLAMSTNQVASRFSAPAMTLEMPFKDNDDWPDPDQGWSPERCKMLARDCLAALVEWLEE